The following are from one region of the Dehalococcoidia bacterium genome:
- the pheA gene encoding prephenate dehydratase, whose amino-acid sequence MTRLAYLGPRGTFSEEAALRYDPEAQHLPLPSISAVAAAVAAGMADMGVVPIENSLEGSVPETLDVLVHESDLLVRSELVLPIEHHLLVPPGVEASQVKVIFSHPQALAQCRRFIERCFPKAEVVAALSTAAAVEEAMARQDAAAIGNRRAAQLYGAQVLAESIQDRRPNLTRFVVLAREDHPPTGRDKTSLAFAFATEDRPGLLVGALTEFSSRGINLSKIESRPTGDKLGTYIFLV is encoded by the coding sequence ATGACCAGGCTGGCCTATCTGGGTCCCAGGGGCACCTTCAGCGAGGAGGCCGCCCTCCGCTACGACCCCGAAGCCCAGCATCTTCCCCTGCCCAGCATCAGCGCCGTGGCGGCCGCCGTGGCGGCCGGAATGGCCGACATGGGGGTGGTGCCCATCGAAAACTCGCTGGAGGGTTCCGTGCCCGAGACCTTGGACGTGCTGGTCCACGAGTCGGACCTGCTGGTGCGCAGCGAGCTGGTGCTGCCCATCGAGCACCACCTGCTGGTGCCACCGGGGGTGGAGGCCTCCCAGGTGAAGGTCATTTTCTCCCATCCCCAGGCCCTGGCCCAGTGTCGCCGCTTCATCGAGCGTTGTTTCCCCAAGGCGGAGGTGGTGGCTGCCCTTTCCACGGCGGCTGCGGTAGAGGAGGCCATGGCCCGTCAGGACGCCGCCGCCATCGGCAATCGTCGCGCCGCCCAACTCTACGGGGCTCAGGTGCTGGCCGAGTCCATACAGGACCGCCGCCCCAACCTGACGCGGTTCGTGGTGCTGGCGAGGGAGGACCACCCGCCCACGGGGAGGGACAAGACGTCCCTGGCCTTCGCCTTCGCCACCGAAGACCGGCCGGGGCTGCTGGTGGGCGCCCTGACGGAGTTTTCCTCGAGGGGCATCAACCTGAGCAAGATAGAGTCGCGCCCGACAGGCGACAAGCTAGGGACTTATATTTTCCTGGT